A DNA window from Maribellus comscasis contains the following coding sequences:
- a CDS encoding acyl carrier protein, whose protein sequence is MTNREKYIKAFEEAFPGINNQDLSNLSYQSIPEWDSVGHLGLVVCIEETFSISLDMDHIIELSSFEKGMEILAKYDLEF, encoded by the coding sequence ATGACGAACCGCGAAAAATATATAAAAGCATTTGAAGAAGCATTCCCGGGAATTAATAATCAAGACCTATCAAACCTGTCTTATCAAAGCATTCCCGAATGGGATTCAGTTGGTCATCTTGGTTTGGTTGTATGTATCGAAGAAACATTCAGTATTTCTTTAGATATGGATCATATTATCGAACTTAGTTCGTTTGAAAAAGGAATGGAAATATTAGCTAAATATGATCTGGAATTTTGA
- a CDS encoding acyl-CoA reductase, with protein sequence MDYNFNKISFNTGNAETLSKVLQNRPFPPFSDDVIDFLDALHHQINKDARKNLYPDLAALGFWCRKSNLLLMKEQYQDLERRLGLGVVFHIAPSNVALNFAWSLASGLLAGCINIVRLPSKPFEQVEILCKIINSLLSQNYKSVSDLIFLIKYLKEDSDTTKFLSSISDARIIWGGDNTIAEVRKFQIGVRGIDIGFSDRYSFCVINSVKYLQEKDKMYIAQSFYNDGYTSDQLACSSPSLIVWTGENKAQARKVFWEKLQNIVKEKYHLAPSQSVKKLETFYLMASSFEIKKVYNDDNSIYRIELEKPDSEILDLRCGNGFFIEYEANQISEILPFCTKKCQTITYFGFEKEFLLKLIHSNRVPGVDRIVKIGRAMDFSLVWDGIDLIQHLSRKII encoded by the coding sequence ATGGATTATAATTTTAATAAAATAAGCTTTAATACAGGAAATGCAGAAACCTTAAGTAAGGTTTTGCAAAATAGACCATTTCCTCCGTTTTCTGATGATGTAATCGATTTTTTAGATGCCCTTCACCATCAAATTAACAAAGATGCCCGAAAAAATTTATATCCAGATTTAGCAGCTTTGGGCTTTTGGTGCAGAAAATCAAATCTATTGCTGATGAAAGAACAATATCAGGATTTGGAGCGGCGTTTGGGGCTAGGTGTTGTTTTTCATATCGCTCCTTCTAATGTTGCGCTCAACTTTGCCTGGTCTTTGGCTTCCGGGTTGTTGGCCGGGTGCATCAATATTGTAAGGTTACCGAGTAAACCCTTTGAACAGGTTGAAATCTTGTGTAAAATCATTAATTCCCTACTTTCTCAAAATTACAAGAGTGTTTCTGACCTTATTTTTCTGATAAAATATTTGAAAGAGGATAGCGATACGACAAAGTTTCTTTCTTCGATTTCTGATGCAAGAATTATTTGGGGTGGCGATAACACTATCGCGGAGGTTCGAAAATTTCAGATAGGCGTGCGTGGAATAGATATCGGATTTTCAGACCGCTATTCCTTTTGTGTTATCAATTCTGTAAAATATCTGCAGGAAAAAGACAAAATGTATATTGCTCAAAGTTTTTATAATGATGGATATACAAGTGATCAACTTGCCTGTAGCTCACCTTCCTTAATTGTCTGGACAGGAGAAAATAAAGCTCAGGCTCGGAAAGTTTTTTGGGAGAAACTTCAGAATATTGTTAAAGAAAAATATCATTTAGCTCCATCACAATCCGTTAAAAAGTTGGAAACATTTTATCTGATGGCGAGTTCTTTTGAAATAAAAAAAGTTTATAACGACGACAATAGTATTTATCGGATTGAATTGGAAAAACCTGATTCTGAAATTCTAGATCTTAGGTGTGGAAATGGTTTTTTTATTGAATATGAAGCGAATCAAATTAGTGAAATTTTGCCTTTTTGTACAAAAAAATGCCAAACCATTACTTATTTTGGTTTTGAAAAGGAGTTCTTGTTGAAGCTGATACATTCAAATCGGGTTCCTGGAGTGGATAGAATTGTTAAAATTGGAAGAGCCATGGATTTTTCACTGGTATGGGATGGAATTGATTTAATTCAGCATTTGTCGCGAAAAATTATATAA
- a CDS encoding L-2-amino-thiazoline-4-carboxylic acid hydrolase, producing the protein MSKIKNTANVKGGLIDLNRNQIEHRAAWLAAIYEEAQRENVEINEIIRRSVKKIGLMHGEGFKLKIPAPTNFEDFKRVFLNGVAVKTFEMDKIKITGNELSVEFNYCPLVKMWQELGLSDKQCAKLCDLAMEGDRGIAERLGLKLKIDGTIAEGQQSCKMIYSK; encoded by the coding sequence ATGTCAAAAATTAAAAATACTGCGAATGTAAAAGGTGGTTTAATTGATTTAAACAGAAATCAAATAGAGCATCGTGCTGCATGGTTGGCAGCTATTTATGAAGAAGCACAGAGAGAAAACGTTGAGATTAATGAGATTATACGAAGGTCGGTTAAAAAAATTGGTCTCATGCACGGAGAGGGTTTCAAATTAAAAATACCTGCTCCTACCAATTTTGAAGATTTTAAAAGGGTATTTCTAAATGGAGTTGCTGTAAAGACTTTCGAAATGGATAAAATCAAGATAACAGGAAATGAACTTTCAGTTGAATTTAATTATTGCCCTTTAGTAAAAATGTGGCAGGAACTTGGACTCTCCGATAAACAATGCGCTAAATTATGCGATTTGGCAATGGAGGGAGATAGAGGTATTGCCGAACGTTTGGGCTTAAAACTTAAAATAGATGGTACCATTGCAGAAGGGCAGCAAAGCTGTAAAATGATATATTCTAAATAA
- a CDS encoding TonB-dependent receptor plug domain-containing protein — MNKAKFNLHAHCILTFRKWGRKNYSAFQTMHRVVRISVLAVIYFLSTPSLSIATEKDTTEVKMQYDLDEIEVSAQRSPAMYSQVARIISVIESDEIEYAPARNIQDLLEYVAGVDVRQRGSEGVQADISIRGGTFDQMLILLNGINITDPQTGHHNLNLPVSLNQIERIEILEGPAARVYGPNAFSGAINIVTKMPASSLVSADATYGSFSYSDLNISGSVATGKLRHSISANRKSSDGYIENTDFKTSSVFYSNQLKTKSGTFSLQLGNSEKGFGANSFYTPKYPNQYEATKTLFSSAKWESNSKLHLTPVVYYRRHKDRFELFRDNPASWYTTHNYHLTNVYGANLNSWIQSDLGKTALGFEFRSENILSNVLGEELDAPKKVPGEDAEFTKSKTRNTLSAFFEHSFYLENWTLTGGIMTNHISESKLGWNAFPGVEISYNFTDKLKAFSSFNTSLRMPTFTDLYYEGPSNVGNPDLKPEKSATIEGGLKFNTAFVQGYAVLFYREGKNIIDWVKNSSDDVWQPQNLTQINSFGSEFQLRFNLQKLLGNAFPEQLEINYFTNNLTKENQELISNYVLDNLKHKLVIGLNQKIVRRISLNMKLIYQDREGTFTGFDNNDWANEIDYSPFWLLDGKISYTYKNLSLFVSASNIFNTDYYDIGNVIQPGRWIKTGVSYKIDFN, encoded by the coding sequence ATGAACAAAGCGAAGTTTAATTTACATGCGCATTGTATTTTAACTTTCAGAAAATGGGGAAGGAAAAATTATTCGGCGTTTCAAACGATGCACCGGGTAGTTAGAATTTCGGTTTTAGCAGTTATTTATTTTCTTTCCACACCGTCTCTTTCGATAGCAACCGAAAAAGACACTACTGAAGTAAAAATGCAATATGATCTTGATGAGATCGAGGTTAGCGCGCAAAGATCGCCTGCCATGTATTCGCAGGTGGCACGGATTATTTCCGTGATTGAGAGCGATGAAATTGAGTATGCCCCGGCACGAAACATTCAGGATCTTCTGGAATATGTCGCCGGAGTTGATGTAAGACAGAGAGGTTCTGAGGGAGTACAGGCGGATATAAGTATCCGTGGAGGTACTTTCGACCAGATGCTAATCCTTCTAAACGGAATCAACATCACCGACCCGCAAACCGGACACCACAACTTAAATCTTCCCGTTAGTTTAAATCAAATTGAGCGTATTGAAATCCTGGAAGGACCAGCTGCAAGAGTTTATGGTCCAAATGCATTTTCAGGTGCAATTAATATTGTTACCAAAATGCCCGCTTCAAGTTTAGTTTCAGCAGACGCAACTTACGGAAGTTTTTCGTATTCCGATTTAAACATTTCAGGGTCAGTTGCCACAGGAAAATTAAGGCACAGTATTTCTGCCAACCGAAAAAGTTCGGATGGGTACATTGAGAACACTGATTTTAAAACCAGTAGTGTGTTTTACAGCAACCAATTGAAAACAAAAAGCGGAACATTTTCGCTTCAATTGGGCAATTCAGAAAAAGGATTTGGGGCGAACAGTTTTTATACGCCCAAGTACCCAAACCAATACGAAGCAACAAAAACACTTTTTTCATCGGCAAAGTGGGAATCAAATTCAAAACTGCACTTGACTCCCGTTGTTTATTACCGGAGACATAAAGACAGGTTTGAACTTTTTAGGGATAATCCGGCCAGTTGGTATACAACCCACAACTACCACTTAACTAACGTTTATGGCGCAAACCTGAATTCCTGGATTCAATCGGATTTGGGAAAAACGGCTTTAGGGTTTGAATTTCGCTCAGAAAATATTTTAAGTAATGTTCTGGGCGAAGAACTGGATGCACCTAAAAAGGTCCCGGGAGAAGATGCCGAATTTACTAAATCAAAAACCAGAAATACCTTGTCTGCTTTTTTTGAACACTCTTTCTATTTGGAGAACTGGACTCTTACCGGGGGGATAATGACAAATCATATCTCGGAAAGCAAGCTTGGCTGGAACGCTTTTCCCGGTGTGGAAATCAGTTATAATTTTACTGATAAACTAAAAGCATTCTCGTCTTTTAACACTTCCTTAAGGATGCCAACCTTTACTGATTTGTATTATGAGGGGCCAAGTAATGTGGGAAATCCGGATTTAAAACCAGAGAAATCGGCAACAATAGAGGGAGGATTAAAATTTAACACTGCCTTTGTTCAGGGGTACGCCGTTCTATTTTACAGAGAAGGAAAAAATATTATCGATTGGGTGAAAAACAGCAGCGACGACGTTTGGCAACCTCAAAACCTGACTCAAATCAACAGTTTTGGATCAGAATTTCAGCTCCGGTTTAATCTTCAAAAACTGTTGGGAAATGCTTTTCCTGAACAATTAGAAATAAATTATTTCACAAACAACCTTACAAAAGAAAATCAGGAACTCATTTCAAACTATGTTTTGGATAACCTAAAACACAAACTGGTAATCGGACTAAATCAGAAAATTGTGCGCAGAATATCACTAAATATGAAACTTATATACCAGGACAGAGAAGGAACTTTTACTGGTTTTGACAACAATGATTGGGCAAACGAAATTGATTATTCACCTTTTTGGTTACTCGACGGAAAAATTTCTTACACGTATAAAAATTTGTCTCTTTTTGTTTCGGCATCCAACATTTTCAACACCGATTATTATGATATTGGTAACGTTATTCAGCCAGGGAGATGGATAAAAACAGGCGTTTCGTATAAAATAGATTTTAATTAG
- a CDS encoding AMP-binding protein — translation MIWNFDRYKHRIAITDDTGKKYSYYQLEKIGKSIVAKIPSRSLVLCLCKNSPGSVIGYLNFLNHGIVPILVDSKISGENVLKLIHQWKPMFLWVPEGSAIPFDYSVVFCTNGYQLVQTNKKNTWPLNPSLALLLNTSGTMGTSKLVKLSYQNIKSNIIQIVDSIPVKSDDVSISTLPMYYSFGLSIIHTHIYKGASLVITEESPVRPAFWKLVKENNVTTLSGVPFHYHMFMKLDFRSKNLDSVRTFTQAGGALSHNMHKQFARKAFENNKDFVVMYGQTEATARMSVLPGKYARDKVGSIGLPVPGAKIELKDDSGNKVDEPFQRGELIYYGENVFMGYANDGANLTTGDENNGILKTGDLGYMDDDGYLYITGRKSRFAKIHGIRVSFDEVENLLSSRFTNSEFGCTGHDNKLKVSYTGKQNDELIRNFLLEETQLHKSSILVQKLKVLPRNEAGKIMYHHLNKTNAES, via the coding sequence ATGATCTGGAATTTTGATCGGTATAAACACCGTATCGCAATTACAGATGATACCGGTAAAAAGTATTCGTATTATCAACTTGAGAAAATAGGAAAAAGTATTGTAGCAAAAATTCCCTCAAGATCATTGGTTTTGTGTTTGTGTAAGAATTCACCGGGTTCCGTAATTGGTTATCTAAATTTCTTAAACCATGGAATTGTGCCTATTCTGGTCGATTCAAAAATTTCCGGGGAAAATGTTCTTAAATTAATTCATCAATGGAAACCAATGTTTTTGTGGGTGCCGGAAGGCTCAGCAATCCCTTTTGATTATTCTGTCGTCTTTTGTACAAATGGTTATCAGTTGGTTCAAACCAATAAAAAAAATACATGGCCACTGAATCCGTCATTGGCATTGCTCCTAAACACATCGGGTACGATGGGCACCTCAAAACTGGTTAAACTAAGTTATCAAAATATAAAATCTAATATTATTCAAATCGTAGACTCTATCCCCGTTAAGTCTGATGATGTCTCAATTAGTACTTTACCTATGTATTATAGTTTTGGATTGTCGATTATCCATACTCATATTTATAAAGGAGCATCACTTGTTATAACAGAAGAGAGCCCGGTTAGACCTGCTTTCTGGAAATTGGTTAAGGAAAATAATGTAACTACGTTAAGCGGTGTTCCGTTCCATTACCACATGTTTATGAAACTCGATTTCCGTTCAAAAAATCTCGATTCTGTTCGTACTTTCACTCAGGCAGGAGGTGCTTTATCTCATAATATGCATAAACAATTTGCCCGAAAAGCATTTGAAAACAATAAGGATTTTGTCGTAATGTATGGACAAACAGAGGCCACTGCACGAATGTCTGTTCTGCCAGGTAAATATGCGCGAGATAAAGTAGGAAGTATAGGGCTTCCGGTTCCGGGGGCAAAGATTGAGTTAAAAGATGATTCTGGTAACAAAGTGGATGAACCTTTTCAAAGAGGAGAATTGATTTATTACGGAGAAAATGTTTTTATGGGGTATGCAAATGATGGTGCTAACCTTACAACCGGAGATGAAAATAACGGTATCCTTAAAACCGGAGATTTAGGTTATATGGATGATGATGGTTATTTATATATAACAGGAAGAAAAAGTCGGTTTGCCAAGATTCATGGTATTAGAGTGAGTTTTGACGAGGTTGAAAATCTTTTAAGCTCTCGTTTTACTAATTCTGAATTCGGATGTACCGGACACGATAATAAATTGAAAGTTTCTTATACCGGAAAGCAAAATGATGAATTAATACGAAATTTCCTTTTAGAGGAGACTCAATTGCATAAATCATCTATTCTGGTACAAAAGCTAAAAGTGCTTCCCCGAAATGAAGCCGGGAAAATAATGTATCATCATTTAAATAAAACAAATGCTGAATCTTAA
- a CDS encoding acyl-protein synthetase: MLNLNKFMNIDGFGLLQEEKNALLSEFLQNLTIFHHSNCIRYRKMIDILEYNLEIPNPLISEIPFLPVSLFKKLDLKSIDDSQVFKTLYSSGTSGQSASKIFLDKETAISQQKALIKTVTDFTGLKRTPMLIIDSQNVLKNRDAYSARGAAILGFSLFGSDRCFALNDNEQLDIKKVQTFLEKHEGKQIFIFGFTFMIWNYFYLQLKQMNQQLNLANATLIHGGGWKRMQNKSVSKAKFKHALKEISGIKRIHDYYGMVEQTGSVFLECTGGNFHAGIFGDVIIRRPSDFKTCKFGEEGLIQVVSVLPKSYCGHSLLTEDRGVMLGSDDCSCGRPGSYFQVRGRVEHTELRGCSDTYGL, translated from the coding sequence ATGCTGAATCTTAATAAATTCATGAATATTGATGGATTCGGTTTATTGCAGGAAGAAAAGAATGCATTATTATCTGAATTCCTTCAAAATCTTACCATCTTCCATCATTCGAATTGTATTAGGTACAGGAAAATGATAGATATCCTGGAATATAATCTAGAAATACCCAATCCTTTGATTAGTGAGATTCCGTTTTTGCCTGTTTCTCTTTTTAAAAAGTTAGACCTTAAAAGTATAGACGACTCGCAGGTTTTTAAAACACTTTATTCTTCAGGAACATCCGGTCAGTCAGCATCAAAAATATTTTTAGATAAGGAGACCGCCATTTCTCAGCAAAAGGCTTTGATTAAAACGGTTACAGATTTCACCGGATTAAAAAGGACACCAATGTTGATTATCGATAGTCAGAATGTTTTGAAAAATCGTGATGCATATTCCGCCAGAGGTGCTGCAATTTTGGGTTTTTCATTGTTTGGCTCTGACCGATGTTTTGCACTTAATGACAATGAACAGTTAGATATTAAAAAGGTCCAGACATTTCTTGAAAAACACGAAGGAAAGCAAATATTTATTTTTGGATTTACATTTATGATTTGGAATTATTTTTATTTGCAGTTGAAGCAAATGAATCAACAGTTGAATCTTGCAAATGCAACGTTGATTCACGGCGGAGGTTGGAAAAGGATGCAAAATAAATCTGTTTCTAAAGCTAAGTTTAAACATGCATTAAAAGAAATTTCAGGAATTAAAAGGATTCATGATTATTATGGCATGGTTGAACAAACTGGTAGTGTTTTTCTGGAGTGCACCGGTGGTAATTTTCATGCAGGTATTTTTGGTGATGTTATTATAAGGAGACCATCTGATTTTAAAACTTGTAAGTTCGGAGAAGAGGGATTAATTCAGGTTGTTTCGGTACTGCCAAAATCATATTGCGGACATAGCTTGCTGACGGAAGATCGTGGTGTAATGCTGGGAAGCGATGATTGCTCATGTGGTCGCCCGGGAAGTTATTTCCAAGTCCGTGGCAGGGTTGAGCACACTGAATTAAGAGGATGTAGTGATACTTATGGATTATAA
- a CDS encoding 3'-5' exonuclease has product MFAIIDIETTGNSYQNGKITEIAIFQHNGVEITGSYSSLIHPEMDIPYFITNLTGISNEMVKNAPKFYEVAKRIVEMTAGRTFVAHNVSFDYKFVKEEYKRLGYFYNNKTMCTVQLARKLLPGHESYSLGRLCADLGIEINGRHRAAGDALATVKLFEILLEKNKLYNDSKSLNNYKLF; this is encoded by the coding sequence TTGTTTGCAATAATTGATATAGAAACAACAGGTAACAGTTATCAGAACGGTAAAATAACTGAGATCGCAATTTTTCAGCACAATGGTGTAGAGATTACCGGTTCTTATTCATCCTTGATTCATCCGGAAATGGATATCCCTTATTTTATTACTAATTTGACAGGTATAAGCAATGAAATGGTTAAAAATGCTCCGAAATTTTATGAGGTGGCAAAAAGAATTGTGGAAATGACAGCGGGGAGAACTTTTGTTGCACACAACGTAAGTTTCGACTATAAGTTTGTAAAGGAAGAATACAAAAGATTAGGTTATTTTTATAACAATAAAACCATGTGTACGGTACAACTGGCCAGGAAATTGCTTCCGGGACACGAGTCTTACTCACTGGGTAGATTGTGTGCTGATTTGGGTATTGAAATAAATGGCAGGCACCGCGCAGCCGGCGATGCACTTGCCACTGTTAAACTTTTTGAAATTCTTCTAGAGAAAAATAAATTGTATAACGATTCTAAATCGTTGAATAATTATAAACTATTCTGA
- a CDS encoding DUF5606 domain-containing protein: MLKGLLAISGQSGLFKMVAESKNSIIVESLDTKKRIPVYSTSKVSALEDIAIYTESGDIPLKDVFKSIAEEEDGGEALSPKSSGNELKNYFEKILPDFDKDRVYVSDIKKVLLWYNILKEKELLDFSEEEENGSKEEETKSDSE, translated from the coding sequence ATGTTAAAAGGGTTATTAGCAATTTCAGGTCAGTCAGGACTTTTCAAAATGGTCGCCGAGTCGAAAAACAGCATAATTGTTGAGTCGCTGGACACAAAGAAAAGAATTCCGGTATATTCAACCTCTAAAGTTTCAGCTTTGGAAGATATCGCCATCTATACCGAATCGGGAGATATTCCATTAAAAGATGTTTTCAAATCAATTGCTGAAGAAGAGGATGGTGGAGAAGCTTTAAGTCCGAAATCATCCGGTAACGAGTTGAAAAATTATTTTGAAAAAATTCTTCCCGATTTTGATAAAGACCGTGTTTATGTCTCTGACATAAAAAAAGTGCTTCTTTGGTATAATATTCTTAAGGAAAAGGAATTGCTTGATTTCTCTGAGGAAGAAGAAAATGGCTCGAAAGAAGAAGAAACAAAATCTGATTCAGAATAG